One segment of Trachemys scripta elegans isolate TJP31775 chromosome 1, CAS_Tse_1.0, whole genome shotgun sequence DNA contains the following:
- the LOC117888599 gene encoding vascular endothelial growth factor receptor 3-like isoform X2, which yields MVLQKIMRIRGWLIGRGRSSLIVALLWAALGIKAAGCDMLEIQYPSARVKLKEGDPLTLNCTVWYEKEQEQKQSSDLKVYWCKQVENQSSCAKVGEELERLLSTMSLNPQARVSLSLLLEIHNVSRSDSGGYQCRASANNQIAIGHYIRVEVTGSPEAISQGSKAPRMDSWLEKTWALIMILWLTLS from the exons ATGGTACTCCAGAAAATAATGAGGATCAGGGGTTGGCTGATTGGGCGTGGAAGAAGCAGCCTTATTGTGGCTCTCCTGTGGGCAGCATTGGGAATAAAAGCTGCAg GATGTGACATGCTTGAAATCCAATACCCATCAGCCCGCGTTAAGCTTAAAGAAGGAGATCCCCTGACCTTGAATTGCACAGTGTGGTATGAAAAGGAACAGGAACAGAAACAGTCTTCAGATCTGAAGGTCTACTGGTGTAAACAGGTGGAAAATCAGAGCAGCTGTGCTAAGGTTGGCGAAGAGCTGGAACGCTTGCTATCAACAATGAGCTTAAATCCCCAAGCAAGGGTCAGCTTGTCTCTGCTCCTGGAGATTCATAATGTCAGCCGTTCAGACAGCGGTGGTTaccagtgcagagccagtgcaaaTAACCAGATTGCTATCGGTCACTATATCCGAGTGGAAGTAACAG GGAGTCCAGAGGCTATCTCCCAGGGCAGCAAAGCTCCAAGGATGGATTCCTGGCTGGAAAAGACATGGGCACTGATCATGATACTCTGGCTGACCCTTTCTTAA
- the LOC117888599 gene encoding uncharacterized protein LOC117888599 isoform X1: MVLQKIMRIRGWLIGRGRSSLIVALLWAALGIKAAGCDMLEIQYPSARVKLKEGDPLTLNCTVWYEKEQEQKQSSDLKVYWCKQVENQSSCAKVGEELERLLSTMSLNPQARVSLSLLLEIHNVSRSDSGGYQCRASANNQIAIGHYIRVEVTAEELNLVSSLNTTGSPEAISQGSKAPRMDSWLEKTWALIMILWLTLS, from the exons ATGGTACTCCAGAAAATAATGAGGATCAGGGGTTGGCTGATTGGGCGTGGAAGAAGCAGCCTTATTGTGGCTCTCCTGTGGGCAGCATTGGGAATAAAAGCTGCAg GATGTGACATGCTTGAAATCCAATACCCATCAGCCCGCGTTAAGCTTAAAGAAGGAGATCCCCTGACCTTGAATTGCACAGTGTGGTATGAAAAGGAACAGGAACAGAAACAGTCTTCAGATCTGAAGGTCTACTGGTGTAAACAGGTGGAAAATCAGAGCAGCTGTGCTAAGGTTGGCGAAGAGCTGGAACGCTTGCTATCAACAATGAGCTTAAATCCCCAAGCAAGGGTCAGCTTGTCTCTGCTCCTGGAGATTCATAATGTCAGCCGTTCAGACAGCGGTGGTTaccagtgcagagccagtgcaaaTAACCAGATTGCTATCGGTCACTATATCCGAGTGGAAGTAACAG CAGAAGAATTAAACCTTGTGAGTTCTTTGAACACCACAGGGAGTCCAGAGGCTATCTCCCAGGGCAGCAAAGCTCCAAGGATGGATTCCTGGCTGGAAAAGACATGGGCACTGATCATGATACTCTGGCTGACCCTTTCTTAA